From Haloglomus litoreum, the proteins below share one genomic window:
- a CDS encoding Ig-like domain-containing protein, which yields MISFPGSSTSVEFDRGQAVVLGAILVFALAVAMLALYQLNAVPQQDRNAEFDAYQGANVDMIELHNELLRTARTGGEGGANVKTGVSYPFRPLSPNPPPGTGSLRLSAPGTVTVSGAVGQSADVADFWDGATVSHETHRAVFTPGYNRLDVPPVVSTGYLAYRQPEENDVVLLTGQSLVRQNRISLILLDGELATASETVALSVDPVSTGQEPVAIVASGAVDPDNDGRPNVVLTLPTDIPADVWETELLAGEENVEAVTDNGDGTVDIRLRGVTDDAAARPVVYELRMAKLELRKRADQAVAPGAAPTYLVATAGDGASILDSQTASLTVQVRDELHNPVTGAEVNFQASASGGDPGDITPQPNVRTDQDGFATVVFDPDEDFEGTVTVDAECESCVGDLAARTTSFTVQVSPGPETAERPPSVEIVDVWRTSGPDDEVDRYTVQATVDDPDGNLVDVTARLASPEIQQNPVDQDDTTSFDKSGDTVTLELVDRSNSINPFPDTPIFTIRVTVQDEAGLFASDTTTVNNVE from the coding sequence ATGATATCGTTCCCCGGTTCATCGACGTCGGTCGAGTTCGACCGGGGCCAGGCCGTCGTGCTCGGGGCCATCCTCGTGTTCGCCCTGGCCGTTGCCATGCTCGCACTCTACCAGTTGAACGCCGTCCCGCAGCAGGACCGGAACGCCGAGTTCGACGCCTACCAGGGAGCCAACGTGGACATGATCGAGCTCCACAACGAACTCCTCCGGACCGCCAGGACGGGTGGTGAGGGCGGTGCGAACGTGAAGACCGGCGTCAGCTACCCGTTCCGACCGCTCTCGCCGAACCCGCCGCCAGGGACGGGGAGCCTGCGGCTCAGCGCCCCCGGTACCGTCACCGTCAGCGGGGCGGTCGGGCAGTCAGCGGACGTGGCCGACTTCTGGGACGGCGCCACCGTCTCCCACGAGACCCACCGGGCCGTCTTCACGCCGGGCTACAACCGACTCGACGTGCCGCCCGTCGTCTCGACCGGCTACCTGGCGTACCGTCAGCCCGAGGAGAACGACGTCGTGTTGCTCACCGGCCAGTCGCTGGTCCGGCAGAACCGCATCTCGCTGATTCTGCTCGACGGTGAACTCGCGACCGCGAGCGAGACCGTCGCGCTGTCGGTCGATCCGGTGAGCACCGGCCAGGAGCCGGTCGCCATCGTCGCATCGGGGGCCGTCGACCCGGATAACGACGGTCGCCCCAACGTCGTCCTGACGCTCCCCACCGACATCCCCGCCGACGTGTGGGAGACCGAACTGCTGGCCGGCGAGGAGAACGTCGAGGCCGTCACCGACAACGGCGACGGGACGGTCGATATCCGCCTCCGTGGCGTCACGGACGACGCCGCTGCCCGGCCGGTCGTCTACGAACTCCGGATGGCCAAACTGGAACTCCGCAAGCGCGCCGACCAGGCCGTCGCGCCGGGGGCCGCGCCGACCTACCTCGTCGCCACGGCGGGGGACGGGGCCTCCATCCTCGACTCGCAGACCGCCTCGCTGACCGTCCAGGTCCGGGACGAGCTCCACAACCCCGTGACTGGGGCGGAGGTCAACTTCCAGGCGTCGGCGAGCGGCGGCGACCCGGGCGATATCACGCCACAGCCCAACGTCCGAACCGACCAGGACGGGTTCGCCACCGTCGTCTTCGACCCGGACGAGGACTTCGAGGGCACCGTGACGGTCGACGCCGAGTGCGAGTCCTGCGTCGGTGACCTCGCCGCCCGCACCACCTCGTTCACTGTCCAGGTCAGCCCGGGGCCGGAGACGGCCGAACGCCCGCCCTCCGTGGAGATCGTCGATGTCTGGCGGACCTCCGGACCGGACGACGAGGTCGACCGGTACACGGTGCAGGCCACCGTCGATGACCCCGACGGGAATCTCGTCGACGTGACCGCACGGCTGGCCAGCCCCGAGATTCAGCAGAACCCCGTCGACCAGGACGATACCACGAGCTTCGACAAATCCGGAGATACCGTTACCCTGGAACTGGTCGACCGGTCTAACAGTATCAATCCGTTCCCAGATACGCCGATCTTCACGATTCGGGTAACGGTCCAGGACGAGGCAGGGTTGTTCGCATCCGACACCACGACCGTCAACAACGTCGAATAA
- a CDS encoding PGF-CTERM-anchored ABC transporter substrate-binding protein, with protein MRTLTTLVVAALLVAVAPGGALAAPATGPAGAHAPPTNGAVASTAGAATTQADCSFPVSRVDATGTNVTVSEVPDRVVVLAPSAAQTMWELDVESKVVGLPTGPTTAYLEGSQNRTDVTNQDGTVNRERVVGLQPDLVLAPNIVPNETISQLRGAGLTVYKVGFGKSLDSITTKVSLFGRFTGACDRAATVNSEFNATMEEIRADAPAESPRVAYFFYNFTTGSGTFIHEAIETAGGDNIAANAGVEGFKPLNAEIVADRNPQWVVRPAGSPLPSGAPWDSTDAYRLDQTLTVNNNLISQPGPRVVQPMRNMSEAFQSTQQVSTGTPTGGETPTEATTDDGGDGSVEPANETPGAGTTDSGGQPGFGAVTALVAAVLGVLALVQRER; from the coding sequence ATGCGCACACTCACGACACTGGTCGTGGCCGCGCTGCTGGTGGCCGTCGCGCCTGGAGGGGCGCTGGCGGCGCCGGCAACCGGTCCGGCCGGTGCGCACGCGCCGCCGACGAACGGTGCGGTCGCATCGACCGCGGGAGCCGCGACGACCCAGGCGGACTGCTCGTTCCCCGTCAGCAGGGTGGACGCCACCGGGACGAACGTCACCGTCTCGGAGGTCCCCGACCGCGTGGTGGTGCTGGCGCCCAGCGCTGCGCAGACGATGTGGGAGCTGGACGTGGAGTCGAAGGTCGTCGGCCTGCCGACGGGCCCGACGACGGCGTACCTGGAGGGCTCGCAGAACCGGACCGACGTGACCAACCAGGACGGCACCGTCAACCGCGAGCGGGTGGTCGGCCTGCAACCGGACCTCGTCCTCGCGCCGAACATCGTCCCGAACGAGACGATCTCGCAGCTCCGTGGTGCGGGGCTCACGGTCTACAAGGTCGGCTTCGGCAAGTCGCTCGATTCCATCACGACGAAAGTGTCGCTGTTCGGCCGCTTCACGGGCGCCTGTGACCGGGCGGCGACCGTCAACAGCGAGTTCAACGCCACGATGGAGGAGATTCGCGCGGACGCGCCCGCCGAATCCCCGCGCGTCGCGTACTTCTTCTACAACTTCACCACCGGCAGCGGGACGTTCATCCACGAGGCCATCGAGACCGCCGGCGGCGACAACATCGCCGCGAATGCGGGCGTGGAGGGGTTCAAGCCGCTGAACGCGGAGATCGTTGCCGACCGGAACCCGCAGTGGGTCGTCCGACCGGCCGGCTCGCCGCTCCCGTCCGGCGCGCCCTGGGACTCGACGGACGCCTACCGCCTGGATCAGACGCTGACGGTGAACAACAACCTCATCAGCCAGCCCGGACCGCGGGTGGTCCAGCCCATGCGGAACATGTCCGAGGCGTTCCAGTCGACCCAGCAGGTGTCGACCGGGACGCCGACCGGAGGGGAGACACCCACGGAGGCGACGACCGACGACGGCGGTGACGGCAGTGTCGAGCCCGCCAACGAGACCCCCGGGGCGGGGACCACCGATTCGGGCGGTCAGCCCGGCTTCGGCGCCGTGACCGCGCTCGTCGCGGCCGTCCTCGGCGTGCTGGCACTCGTGCAGCGCGAGCGGTAA
- the hmgB gene encoding hydroxymethylglutaryl-CoA synthase, with protein MSEKAVGIDAVEIHTGKLRLDLAETYAPAKDDDPGKYTKGLGLFASSFPDVYEDIVTMGANAAHRLMERRGLTPADIGRIDVATESSFDNSKPVSTYIAGCLEQVYDEDFHHANKGERKFACISGTQSLDDAYNWIRAGRHRGRKALVVATDTALYARGDPGEATQGAGAVAMLISEDPDLVELSTEQGYGSADETDFLKPNQQFPSVDGKRSVQVYLARMREALVDYESVAGDTHPDDFALAPFHTPFPGMVRKAALLGFRHVSRDTEYEDRLAEEIGRQPRQEEYDDLETFQDALKDYTDALSETEIYQDWYARTVDPTLELSRYVGNWYTGSVHVARASGLLQAAEAGEDLAGERLLVGSYGSGAQAEIHHEVVQPGWEENIRALGVKDRLRDRYELTFEEYERIHDAHNHEKETDVDELTTPEDEFVFDGWGRMGERKYRYV; from the coding sequence ATGAGCGAGAAAGCCGTCGGCATCGACGCGGTGGAGATCCACACCGGGAAACTGAGACTCGACCTCGCGGAGACGTACGCGCCCGCGAAGGACGACGACCCGGGCAAGTACACGAAGGGGCTGGGGCTGTTCGCCTCCTCGTTCCCGGACGTGTACGAGGACATCGTGACGATGGGCGCGAACGCGGCCCACCGGCTGATGGAGCGTCGGGGGCTCACCCCGGCGGACATCGGGCGCATCGACGTCGCCACGGAGTCCTCGTTCGACAACTCGAAACCGGTCTCGACGTACATCGCGGGCTGTCTGGAGCAGGTGTACGACGAGGACTTCCACCACGCGAACAAGGGCGAGCGGAAGTTCGCCTGCATCTCGGGCACGCAGTCGCTAGACGACGCGTACAACTGGATCCGCGCGGGGCGCCACCGCGGCCGGAAGGCGCTCGTCGTCGCGACGGACACGGCGCTGTACGCCCGTGGCGACCCGGGCGAGGCGACGCAGGGGGCGGGCGCGGTGGCGATGCTCATCTCCGAGGACCCGGACCTCGTGGAGCTGTCGACCGAGCAGGGGTACGGGAGCGCCGACGAGACGGACTTCCTGAAGCCCAACCAGCAGTTCCCGAGCGTCGACGGGAAGCGCTCCGTGCAGGTGTACCTGGCACGGATGCGCGAGGCGCTGGTCGACTACGAGTCCGTCGCGGGCGACACCCACCCGGACGACTTCGCGCTGGCGCCGTTCCACACGCCGTTCCCGGGGATGGTCCGGAAGGCCGCGCTGCTCGGCTTCCGGCACGTCTCGCGTGACACGGAGTACGAGGACCGGCTGGCCGAGGAGATCGGCCGCCAGCCCCGGCAGGAGGAGTACGACGACCTCGAGACGTTCCAGGACGCGCTCAAGGACTACACTGACGCGCTCTCCGAGACCGAGATCTACCAGGACTGGTACGCACGGACCGTCGACCCGACCCTGGAGCTGTCGCGCTACGTCGGCAACTGGTACACCGGGAGCGTCCACGTCGCGCGGGCGTCGGGCCTGCTCCAGGCGGCCGAAGCCGGCGAGGACCTCGCGGGCGAGCGCCTGCTCGTCGGCTCGTACGGCAGCGGCGCGCAGGCCGAGATCCACCACGAGGTCGTCCAGCCGGGCTGGGAGGAGAACATCCGCGCGCTCGGCGTGAAAGACCGCCTCCGGGACCGCTACGAGCTGACCTTCGAGGAGTACGAGCGCATCCACGATGCGCACAACCACGAGAAGGAGACCGATGTCGACGAGCTGACCACCCCCGAGGACGAGTTCGTCTTCGACGGCTGGGGCCGGATGGGCGAGCGCAAGTACCGGTACGTCTGA
- a CDS encoding helix-turn-helix domain-containing protein: protein MSDHDTDARHRLAERMAGEITLSDDPGATMRKWRTEFDVSGTDLADELGVSPSVVSDYEGGRRDSPGIGIVRRVVEGLLAIDEARGGGRVRQHARVVEAGFDRDIVHDLREYPARVPISRVYDAVGATELAPGDDTTVAGHTVINSIQAITRLSSEEFYRLYGQSTNRVLVFTEVTRGESPLVALRVVTPTPSAVVLHGITPEECWEHAPKLARADGFSLAVADGPLEDLLGALREVA from the coding sequence ATGAGCGACCACGACACGGACGCACGCCATCGCCTCGCCGAGCGGATGGCCGGTGAGATAACGCTGAGCGACGACCCGGGCGCGACGATGCGCAAGTGGCGGACCGAGTTCGACGTGAGCGGGACCGACCTCGCCGACGAACTCGGCGTCTCCCCCTCGGTCGTCTCGGACTACGAGGGTGGGCGGCGCGACTCGCCGGGCATCGGCATCGTCCGGCGGGTCGTGGAGGGCCTCCTCGCCATCGACGAGGCACGCGGTGGCGGGCGGGTCCGCCAGCACGCCCGCGTCGTGGAGGCCGGGTTCGACCGCGACATCGTCCACGACCTGCGCGAGTACCCCGCACGGGTCCCCATCTCGCGGGTGTACGACGCCGTCGGGGCGACAGAACTCGCGCCCGGCGACGACACCACCGTCGCGGGCCACACCGTCATCAACTCCATCCAGGCCATCACGCGCCTCTCCAGCGAGGAGTTCTACCGGCTGTACGGCCAGTCCACGAACCGCGTCCTGGTGTTCACGGAGGTCACGCGCGGGGAGTCGCCGCTGGTCGCGCTCCGGGTCGTGACGCCGACACCGTCGGCGGTGGTCCTGCACGGCATCACGCCCGAGGAGTGCTGGGAGCACGCCCCGAAACTGGCCCGCGCGGACGGGTTCTCGCTGGCCGTCGCGGACGGCCCGCTGGAGGACCTGCTCGGTGCGCTCCGGGAGGTCGCGTAG
- a CDS encoding LamG domain-containing protein: protein MDSRGDSEVLGTLLLTVVVVLAVSTTAVVYVFPEVSGTRDAPVVSLTASVDFTSAAVDHDGGQSVATDELVLVLRRPGLEQRFPFTDGHAASRFEDGDTAMFPIDPPLTEGERVTLLVVHERSNTLLFDGRKYAGGASGEAGDRLVWSTSGDWDAGTDDQVVHDAVGGRSPTRLQLGYAAAGPGADGLVGYYPLDEPDGTLVHDGTDRNDGVLRDDSLRNHVAYRQGEPGVFGTAYEFTPQKSGLAFEKGAYVDLGTGTSPALADGSFTWMAWVKVDEVGGGKEAIVTANLRNRENNILWFLCKRGNSCPAGEDTPEPAYMSVWTNGNFNVDSSGDGRRVRVNDDAWHHVAVTLDADSGRVTYFVDGQRVHSYTTSSRVNADDIMSIAQDTDDEDYGFGTGTSDFFEGSLDEVRLYDRVVTEAELQRMTRLDGTHTTVAKRFRGSVDGTDLSLAGVQADPGSGSIIVYVQADTDATTPGFEAESQPITLTAGSTDYEVEFDTPVGAASYRLRVEMTAGPIGSADSGPTLDRIDLRRSAD, encoded by the coding sequence ATGGATTCGAGGGGGGATTCGGAGGTGCTCGGGACGCTCCTGCTGACGGTGGTCGTCGTCCTGGCCGTCTCCACGACGGCGGTGGTGTACGTGTTCCCGGAGGTCTCGGGGACCCGGGACGCGCCGGTCGTCAGTCTCACGGCCTCCGTGGATTTCACCAGCGCCGCCGTCGACCACGACGGCGGCCAGTCGGTCGCGACGGACGAGCTCGTCCTCGTCCTCCGGCGGCCGGGACTCGAACAGCGGTTCCCGTTCACGGACGGCCACGCCGCATCCCGGTTCGAGGACGGCGACACCGCGATGTTCCCCATCGACCCACCGCTGACCGAGGGTGAACGGGTCACCCTACTCGTCGTCCACGAGCGGTCGAACACCCTGCTGTTCGACGGGCGCAAGTACGCGGGTGGCGCGTCGGGCGAGGCCGGCGACCGGCTGGTCTGGTCGACCAGCGGCGACTGGGACGCCGGGACGGACGACCAGGTGGTCCACGATGCCGTCGGAGGCCGGTCCCCGACCCGGCTCCAGCTCGGCTACGCCGCCGCTGGTCCCGGCGCCGACGGGCTGGTGGGCTACTACCCGCTCGACGAGCCCGACGGGACGCTGGTCCACGACGGGACCGACCGTAACGACGGCGTCCTGCGGGACGACTCGCTCCGGAACCACGTCGCATACCGGCAGGGCGAGCCGGGCGTGTTCGGAACCGCCTACGAGTTCACTCCCCAGAAGTCGGGACTCGCCTTCGAGAAGGGCGCCTACGTCGACCTCGGGACCGGGACCTCGCCGGCCCTCGCGGACGGCTCGTTCACCTGGATGGCCTGGGTGAAGGTCGACGAGGTCGGCGGTGGGAAGGAGGCCATCGTGACCGCGAACCTGCGGAACCGCGAGAACAACATCCTCTGGTTCCTCTGCAAGCGCGGGAACAGCTGTCCCGCGGGCGAGGACACCCCGGAACCGGCGTACATGAGCGTCTGGACGAACGGCAACTTCAACGTGGACAGCAGTGGCGACGGCCGCCGGGTCCGGGTGAACGACGACGCCTGGCACCACGTCGCCGTCACGCTCGACGCGGATAGCGGCCGGGTGACCTACTTCGTGGACGGCCAGCGGGTCCACTCCTACACCACCTCGAGCCGGGTCAACGCCGACGACATCATGAGCATCGCCCAGGACACCGACGACGAGGACTACGGCTTCGGGACCGGCACCTCGGACTTCTTCGAGGGCTCGCTGGACGAGGTCCGGCTCTACGACCGGGTCGTGACCGAGGCCGAACTGCAGCGGATGACCCGACTCGACGGGACCCACACCACCGTCGCCAAGCGCTTCCGCGGGAGCGTCGACGGCACGGATCTGTCGCTGGCGGGTGTCCAGGCGGACCCCGGAAGCGGGAGCATCATCGTCTACGTCCAGGCCGACACCGACGCCACGACACCCGGATTCGAGGCGGAGAGCCAGCCCATCACGCTGACCGCGGGCAGCACGGATTACGAGGTGGAGTTCGACACGCCCGTCGGAGCCGCGAGCTACCGGCTCCGCGTGGAGATGACGGCCGGGCCCATCGGCTCGGCCGACTCGGGGCCGACACTGGACCGGATCGACCTGCGGCGGTCGGCGGACTGA